From a single Micromonospora sp. WMMD1102 genomic region:
- a CDS encoding ABC transporter substrate-binding protein gives MPIPHHRTATIRGTAAGLVVVALLSACGATVDGSATPDPQVVVQRCGEEVEYTTPRRAVVYEGGSADKMFALGLTDHVHGYVMPPANPPVSESPWAQEYAKVEFLSDDLLNRELVVDAEADFVVAGWGSGFSDKRGITPEILDGLGIQSFMHTESCFNYPGFPQRTTPFDGLYTDLERLGRIFGVEARATEVVQGLRQRVEAVQAQPTGPDRIPVFLYDSGTDQPFTAGRQVPPTDIISFAGARNIFEQLDARWTQVSWEAVVQGQPEVVVILDYGDKPAQEKIDFLKTFPTTRNLPAVVENRFFVLGYNEGISGPRNVDGLEKFAGYLRSLRP, from the coding sequence ATGCCCATCCCGCACCACCGGACCGCGACGATCCGCGGCACCGCCGCCGGCCTTGTCGTCGTCGCGCTGTTGTCCGCCTGCGGAGCCACCGTCGACGGGTCCGCCACCCCCGACCCGCAGGTGGTCGTACAGCGCTGCGGCGAGGAGGTCGAATACACCACCCCCCGGCGGGCGGTGGTGTACGAGGGCGGCAGCGCGGACAAGATGTTCGCGCTCGGCCTCACCGACCACGTCCACGGGTACGTCATGCCACCGGCCAATCCACCGGTGAGCGAGTCGCCCTGGGCACAGGAGTACGCGAAGGTGGAGTTCCTCAGCGACGACCTGCTCAACCGGGAGCTGGTGGTGGACGCCGAGGCCGACTTCGTGGTCGCCGGCTGGGGTTCCGGATTCAGCGACAAGCGGGGCATCACCCCGGAGATCCTCGACGGCCTCGGCATCCAGAGTTTCATGCACACCGAGTCCTGTTTCAACTATCCGGGCTTCCCGCAGCGGACGACCCCGTTCGACGGCCTCTACACCGACCTCGAACGACTCGGCCGGATCTTCGGGGTCGAGGCACGGGCGACCGAGGTGGTCCAAGGTCTGCGGCAGCGCGTCGAGGCGGTGCAGGCACAGCCGACCGGCCCGGACCGGATCCCGGTGTTCCTCTACGACTCGGGCACCGACCAGCCCTTCACCGCCGGTCGCCAGGTGCCGCCGACCGACATCATCTCGTTCGCCGGCGCCCGGAACATCTTCGAGCAGCTCGACGCACGCTGGACCCAGGTGAGCTGGGAGGCTGTCGTGCAGGGCCAGCCGGAGGTCGTCGTCATCCTCGACTACGGGGACAAGCCGGCCCAGGAGAAGATCGATTTCCTGAAGACCTTCCCCACCACCCGCAACCTGCCCGCCGTGGTCGAGAACCGGTTCTTCGTCCTCGGCTACAACGAGGGAATCAGCGGACCGCGCAACGTCGACGGCCTGGAGAAGTTCGCCGGATACCTCCGGAGCCTCCGACCCTGA